A window of uncultured Methanobrevibacter sp. genomic DNA:
ACGGAAATTTAGAATCAACATGTGATGAGATTCTAACTGCATCAAAACAGGCAAACACAGATGCCTTTATCAGAAAACTTCCCGACAAATATAAAACCATATTGAATGAAGATGGAACTAATCTTTCCCAAGGCCAAAAACAGCTTCTGACAATTGCCAGAGCAATAATTTCACAAAAAGAAATCTTGGTTCTTGACGAAGCAACATCAAACGTGGATACAAGAACAGAATTATTGATTCAGGAAGCTTTAGATAATCTGATGGAAAATAAAACCAGTTTTATTGTAGCTCATAGATTGGCAACCGTTAGAAATGCCGACAAAATTATTGTGCTTGGAAAAGGCAGAGTAATTGAGCAGGGAAATCATGAAGAGCTTTTAGCTCAAAAAGGATACTATTACAACACTTTGAAAAATCAGGAAAATAGTTAATAATTTGGATTTCCTGGATTTTGCAAAACAAAACCTGGGGAATATGCCGACAATCGATTTCGATGCAACTCCAGCACAGGTTTCTCTTGCATGGATGATGTCAAAAAAGGATAATATCATTCCAATTCCAGGTACTACTTCCATTAAAAACACGGAATCAAACTTTAATGCAAGTAATTTAAAACTATCCCACTCAACAATATCACAAATAGATGATT
This region includes:
- a CDS encoding ABC transporter ATP-binding protein, coding for MGENGVGKTTLIKLLMRLYDIDSGKITIDGVNINEYDKHSLRSFIGIVLQESWLFSDTIEENIRYGNLESTCDEILTASKQANTDAFIRKLPDKYKTILNEDGTNLSQGQKQLLTIARAIISQKEILVLDEATSNVDTRTELLIQEALDNLMENKTSFIVAHRLATVRNADKIIVLGKGRVIEQGNHEELLAQKGYYYNTLKNQENS